The following proteins are co-located in the Silene latifolia isolate original U9 population chromosome 1, ASM4854445v1, whole genome shotgun sequence genome:
- the LOC141602252 gene encoding cyclin-dependent kinase G-2-like — MAAAKVSLTRGVDLSHVSKRGSVERKGDFGFGVKIRSEDVEWRVLGDYDDVMEFDEGVDIPLQKKRKLSPGLWDVEDDVGGRSSLTVEDDREPGQLDEEDFTRAHHISTSRWAVDVDDGLVVAKRRSCSPESGVTQRDVSDGSGNLSSGSGGRCVGSGTEYESEDEDYMDLDNGEDEIASESDSDSENGGVACGRRNMLLGCSSVFDYERLGRISEGSYGIVHKARDKENGEIVALKKLKMDKDNGEGFPIYFLREINTLLALNHPSIVNVREVVVDDSVRNGFDNIFMVMDYVEHDLKALMKSRKQCFSQSQVKGLMLQLLEGVKYLHDNWILHRDLKTSNLLVNDKGDLKICDFGMARQYGSPLKPYTSLVVTLWYRAPELLLGAKEYSTAVDMWSVGCIMAELLTNKPLFDGKTEAEQINKIFKMLGTPNANTWPSYGKLPGSKLKYVHQPHNQLHKQFPRALFTGSPVLSDSGLDLLSRLLTYEPEKRITAEEALNHRWFQEVPLPSVKDFMSTSATDKAMADGH, encoded by the exons atGGCTGCTGCGAAAGTTAGTTTGACAAGGGGAGTAGATTTGTCTCATGTTTCAAAAAGGGGATCGGTGGAGCGAAAGGGGGATTTTGGATTTGGAGTTAAAATTAGGTCAGAAGATGTTGAATGGAGAGTTCTAGGTGATTATGATGATGTTATGGAATTTGATGAGGGTGTGGATATTCCTCTTCAAAAGAAGAGGAAATTATCGCCTGGTTTGTGGGATGTTGAAGATGATGTTGGAGGACGATCTTCGTTGACGGTGGAAGATGATCGGGAGCCAGGACAACTTGACGAGGAGGACTTTACGCGTGCTCATCATATTTCGACTTCTCGGTGGGCTGTGGATGTGGATGATGGTTTAGTGGTGGCTAAGAGGAGGAGTTGTAGCCCTGAGAGTGGGGTTACACAAAGGGATGTGTCGGATGGTTCAGGGAATCTATCTAGTGGGTCTGGTGGACGATGTGTTGGAAGTGGTACTGAGTATGAGTCTGAGGATGAGGATTATATGGACCTTGATAATGGAGAGGATGAAATTGCGAGTGAATCTGACTCCGATAGCGAGAATGGAGGTGTTGCCTGTGGGAGGAGAAATATGCTTTTGGGGTGTAGTAGTGTGTTTGATTATGAGAGGCTTGGGAGGATAAGTGAGGGAAGTTATGGTATTGTGCACAAAGCGCGGGACAAGGAGAATGGCGAAATAGTGGCGTTGAAGAAGCTGAAGATGGATAAAGATAATGGGGAAGGGTTTCCTATTTACTTTTTGAGAGAGATTAATACGCTTTTGGCCTTGAATCACCCGTCTATTGTTAACGTTAGAGAAGTAGTTGTGGATGATAGTGTCCGTAATGGTTTTGATAACATTTTTATGGTGATGGATTATGTAGAGCATGATCTTAAGGCACTGATGAAATCGAGAAAACAGTGTTTTAGTCAGAGTCAAGTTAAAGGTTTGATGCTTCAGCTTTTGGAAGGTGTTAAATATCTGCATGACAATTGGATTCTTCACCGAGATCTAAAGACATCAAATCTTTTGGTGAATGACAAGGGTGACCTGAAAATATGCGATTTTGGGATGGCACGTCAGTATGGTAGCCCCTTGAAGCCGTATACTTCTCTTGTTGTCACTCTTTGGTATAG GGCTCCTGAACTTCTGCTTGGAGCCAAAGAATATTCCACTGCTGTGGATATGTGGTCTGTGGGATGCATAATGGCCGAGCTATTAACCAACAAACCATTATTTGATGGGAAAACAGAGGCTGAGCAAATAAACAAG ATATTCAAGATGCTTGGAACTCCAAACGCCAACACTTGGCCAAGCTACGGAAAGTTACCCGGTTCTAAACTTAAATATGTTCACCAACC GCATAACCAATTGCATAAGCAATTCCCTCGTGCTCTCTTCACTGGCTCTCCCGTGCTCTCTGACTCGGGTCTTGACTTACTTAGCAGATTGTTAACATATGAACCAGAGAAG AGAATTACTGCAGAAGAAGCCCTTAACCATCGCTGGTTTCAGGAGGTTCCTCTTCCTAGCGTGAAGGACTTCATGTCCACTTCTGCTACTGATAAG GCAATGGCAGATGGACATTGA